In Thermococcus bergensis, one DNA window encodes the following:
- the smc gene encoding chromosome segregation protein SMC: MPYIEKMEMKGFKSYGNKKVVVPFSRGFTAIVGANGSGKSNIGDAILFVLGGLSAKAMRATRISDLIFAGTKEEEPAKYAEVAIYFNNEDRGFPIDEDEVVVKRRVYPDGRSVYWLNGKRTSRSDILDLLSAAMISPEGYNLVLQGDITKFIKMSPTERRMIIDEISGVAEYDEKKKKALEELKQAEENLARVDLLIREVKTQLDKLEKERNDALRYLDLKEKLEIARTTLLVGEVRRLENLIAESQKRDKEIEEEINEISKKLEEIAKEIVEKERTLNQIERELEEKSEDGILEVTRKISDITSKIELAKKNIELANREIEESQRRLMKTKEELRAVSEEIEKSKSAIERWKKRKEVLLKEIQEKEKERNELILKLAEIDKNFSIAKEEFDSVEKELEQSKKDYYLKESEIGKMHDEIERIKTRNAQNSAKRLALKSKIEETREEIEKKKAELSEIEGKMEKTTSRLRKIEKELEEKQQKLEKLLPEIKKLNEDLIKAEAQREISGNKTLEALKKANIPGIYGSLAELIKVRDESYLTAVEVALGSHADNVVVEDDKVAEKAITFLKKNRLGRLTFLPLNKIRPRKLAETSKGIPVMDVIEYDPRFKNAVSFAVGDTLIVTDMNEAREVGIGKVRMVTLEGELLERSGAIVGGYYRPKAKLGVNTDEIKRRLEALEREKDSLESQINALKIEQKGLERDLFELRMKKSDLSKDLQVLQKEMDRLLNEDNALKEEIEEGEKRIKELEELIHQTKGELAKLSGRIERLEKKREKLRKALDNPEARELNQKIREVEHELSALREELSKVESKLENLDVRINEELIPRKAALEEEIEGLVNRINAFKASISKNEENIARLQEELETLQEAEEEVKEELKHLRDEREKLREEISQLREKKEELRDALQKLRIEANSLKIRIAQYEAQLREKNRELKHHDVRLVKEIPLDLEKLREEIDEMEEEIRKLEPVNMKAIEDYEVVERRYLELRSKRERLEAEKDSIVEFINEIEAQKKNVFMRTLEAIAKNFSELFAKLSPGGEARLILENPEDPFSGGLDIEAKPAGKEVKRIEAMSGGEKALTALAFVFAIQHFKPAPFYLFDEIDAHLDDANVKRVADLIKEASKSSQFIVITLRDVMMANADKIIGVSMRNGISRVVSLSLEKAMEYLEKARAKNTNAAI, from the coding sequence ATGCCATATATAGAGAAAATGGAAATGAAAGGATTCAAATCATATGGGAACAAAAAAGTGGTAGTTCCTTTTTCTCGTGGCTTCACAGCGATAGTTGGTGCCAATGGAAGCGGTAAAAGCAATATTGGCGATGCTATTCTCTTTGTTCTCGGTGGTTTGTCAGCGAAGGCAATGCGTGCAACGAGGATAAGTGACCTCATATTTGCAGGCACAAAAGAGGAGGAGCCTGCTAAATATGCTGAGGTTGCGATATACTTCAACAATGAAGACAGAGGATTTCCAATAGACGAGGATGAGGTAGTCGTAAAGCGGCGTGTCTATCCGGACGGAAGAAGCGTTTACTGGCTCAATGGGAAGAGAACCAGCAGGAGCGATATTCTAGATTTGCTGAGCGCTGCAATGATATCGCCTGAGGGTTACAATTTAGTTCTCCAAGGTGACATAACCAAGTTCATTAAAATGAGCCCAACTGAAAGGAGAATGATAATAGACGAGATTTCTGGTGTAGCAGAATACGACGAGAAGAAAAAGAAAGCCTTAGAAGAGCTAAAGCAGGCAGAAGAGAACTTGGCCAGAGTTGATTTGCTTATAAGGGAAGTGAAAACGCAGCTCGACAAGCTCGAAAAAGAACGAAATGATGCTTTGAGGTACCTAGACCTAAAAGAAAAGCTGGAGATAGCCAGAACAACTTTGCTTGTAGGAGAAGTGAGGAGGCTTGAAAATTTAATTGCAGAAAGCCAGAAAAGAGACAAGGAAATTGAAGAGGAAATAAACGAAATCAGCAAAAAGCTGGAAGAGATCGCGAAGGAAATAGTCGAAAAAGAGAGAACCCTCAATCAAATTGAAAGAGAACTTGAAGAGAAAAGTGAGGATGGTATTCTCGAAGTAACACGGAAGATAAGCGACATCACCTCCAAAATAGAGCTGGCAAAGAAAAACATTGAGCTGGCAAACAGGGAGATTGAAGAAAGCCAGAGAAGACTCATGAAAACAAAGGAAGAGCTTAGGGCAGTCTCTGAAGAAATCGAAAAAAGCAAATCTGCAATAGAAAGATGGAAGAAGAGAAAAGAGGTCCTTCTCAAAGAAATACAGGAAAAAGAAAAAGAAAGAAACGAACTAATTCTAAAGCTGGCGGAGATAGATAAGAACTTCTCAATAGCTAAGGAAGAATTCGACAGCGTTGAAAAAGAGCTCGAACAATCGAAGAAGGACTACTATCTCAAAGAAAGTGAAATAGGAAAAATGCACGATGAAATCGAGAGAATCAAGACAAGAAATGCTCAAAATTCCGCAAAAAGACTGGCACTCAAGAGCAAAATTGAAGAAACAAGAGAAGAAATTGAGAAGAAAAAAGCCGAGCTGTCAGAAATAGAGGGGAAGATGGAAAAAACTACCAGCAGGCTAAGAAAGATTGAGAAAGAGCTGGAAGAAAAGCAGCAAAAGCTGGAAAAACTTCTTCCCGAAATTAAAAAATTAAACGAAGATTTGATAAAGGCTGAGGCACAGAGGGAAATCAGCGGCAATAAGACGCTTGAAGCATTGAAGAAAGCGAACATTCCCGGAATTTACGGCTCTCTGGCAGAGCTTATAAAAGTCAGGGATGAGAGCTATCTCACCGCTGTTGAAGTCGCCCTCGGCTCTCATGCTGACAACGTGGTTGTTGAGGATGATAAAGTTGCAGAGAAAGCGATAACTTTCCTCAAGAAAAACAGGCTTGGAAGGCTCACGTTTCTCCCGTTAAACAAAATAAGGCCGCGCAAGCTTGCTGAAACGTCAAAAGGAATTCCGGTCATGGACGTTATTGAATATGACCCAAGGTTTAAAAACGCGGTTTCATTTGCCGTTGGGGATACTTTGATAGTCACCGATATGAACGAAGCCAGAGAGGTTGGAATTGGAAAGGTTAGAATGGTTACTCTTGAGGGAGAGCTCTTAGAGAGAAGTGGAGCAATTGTTGGAGGATACTATAGACCAAAGGCAAAGCTTGGAGTAAATACGGATGAAATAAAGAGACGCCTGGAGGCTCTGGAAAGAGAGAAAGACTCCCTGGAGTCTCAGATAAATGCCCTTAAAATTGAGCAGAAGGGGCTGGAAAGAGACCTGTTTGAGCTGAGGATGAAAAAGAGCGACCTTTCAAAAGATCTCCAAGTTCTCCAAAAGGAGATGGATAGACTGCTCAATGAGGATAATGCCCTAAAAGAGGAAATCGAAGAGGGAGAAAAGAGGATAAAAGAGCTGGAAGAATTGATTCACCAGACAAAGGGCGAGCTTGCAAAGCTCAGTGGAAGAATAGAGAGACTTGAGAAAAAGAGGGAGAAGCTGAGAAAAGCACTCGACAACCCAGAGGCAAGAGAGCTCAACCAGAAGATAAGGGAAGTGGAGCACGAGCTCAGCGCCCTTAGAGAAGAACTTAGCAAGGTTGAGTCAAAGCTTGAGAACCTCGATGTCAGGATCAACGAGGAGCTCATCCCAAGAAAAGCCGCTCTGGAGGAAGAGATCGAAGGGCTGGTAAACAGAATAAACGCCTTCAAGGCCAGCATAAGCAAAAACGAAGAAAACATTGCCAGACTGCAGGAGGAACTTGAGACGCTGCAAGAAGCAGAAGAAGAAGTAAAAGAAGAGCTCAAGCATCTTAGGGATGAAAGAGAGAAACTCAGGGAAGAAATCTCCCAGTTGAGAGAAAAGAAGGAAGAGCTCAGAGATGCATTACAAAAACTTAGAATTGAGGCGAATTCACTCAAGATAAGAATCGCTCAATACGAAGCCCAGCTTCGGGAGAAGAACAGGGAGCTCAAGCACCACGACGTTAGGCTTGTCAAGGAGATTCCTCTCGACTTGGAGAAGCTTAGAGAGGAAATAGATGAAATGGAGGAAGAGATTAGAAAGCTTGAGCCAGTTAACATGAAGGCTATTGAGGACTATGAAGTTGTAGAGAGGCGTTACCTTGAGCTCAGATCAAAGAGAGAGAGGCTTGAGGCGGAAAAAGACAGCATCGTCGAGTTCATAAATGAAATAGAGGCACAGAAAAAGAATGTCTTCATGAGAACGCTCGAAGCAATTGCAAAGAACTTTTCAGAGCTGTTTGCAAAGCTCTCTCCCGGTGGAGAGGCCAGACTAATACTCGAAAATCCAGAGGATCCCTTCAGCGGTGGACTTGACATAGAAGCAAAGCCGGCTGGAAAGGAAGTAAAGAGAATAGAGGCAATGAGCGGTGGAGAAAAGGCACTGACAGCACTGGCTTTTGTCTTTGCAATTCAGCACTTTAAGCCAGCTCCGTTCTATCTCTTCGATGAAATTGACGCCCACCTCGACGATGCAAACGTAAAGAGAGTGGCTGACTTGATAAAGGAGGCCTCTAAGAGCAGTCAGTTCATAGTGATAACTCTCAGAGATGTCATGATGGCAAATGCGGACAAGATTATAGGGGTATCAATGCGCAACGGAATCTCAAGGGTTGTGAGCCTAAGCCTGGAGAAGGCAATGGAGTACCTGGAGAAGGCAAGGGCAAAGAACACAAACGCGGCAATCTAG
- a CDS encoding segregation and condensation protein A, protein MEHKREEEITPIDILLQLVTMGKVDPWNIDIVDLTEKYIERIREMQDLDLRISARAILAASILLRMKTEALLYGGEDEEGEEEEEEKIRVEVEPYVPPLRRVERYYTLDDLIEALMDALEEAEKKKPKKKKKVEIEEEIFVVDDFRVDIEKHVNRLYEIVKELYEETKEKIPFWDLIFDPTPKIVARTFLYLLFLANMGKVELIQEEPFGEIFVVPT, encoded by the coding sequence ATGGAACACAAGAGAGAGGAAGAAATAACTCCCATTGACATTCTCCTCCAGCTCGTAACGATGGGCAAGGTTGACCCCTGGAACATAGACATAGTCGACCTTACAGAGAAGTATATCGAGCGGATCAGGGAAATGCAGGATCTCGACTTAAGGATATCCGCCAGGGCAATCTTAGCCGCTTCTATCCTTCTTAGAATGAAAACCGAGGCACTGCTTTACGGCGGTGAAGACGAGGAAGGAGAAGAGGAGGAAGAAGAGAAAATAAGGGTTGAAGTGGAGCCCTATGTTCCTCCTTTGAGAAGGGTGGAGCGCTATTACACTCTAGATGATCTCATAGAAGCCCTTATGGACGCACTGGAAGAAGCGGAAAAGAAAAAACCCAAGAAGAAAAAGAAAGTCGAGATTGAGGAAGAGATATTCGTTGTTGATGACTTCAGAGTGGATATAGAGAAGCACGTTAACAGGCTCTACGAAATAGTCAAGGAGCTCTACGAAGAAACAAAGGAAAAAATACCCTTCTGGGATCTGATATTTGACCCAACGCCCAAGATAGTGGCAAGAACATTTCTTTATTTACTGTTTCTGGCAAACATGGGAAAGGTCGAGCTTATTCAGGAGGAGCCCTTTGGGGAGATATTTGTAGTCCCAACATAG
- a CDS encoding bifunctional fructose-bisphosphatase/inositol-phosphate phosphatase, which yields MYEWNEIALNLAKDIEKEIMPLFGTKKAGEFVAVSPSGDKTKLVDKVAENVVLEYLRPLGVNIVSEEIGNIDTGSEYTVVVDPLDGSFNFIHGIPIFGFSFAVFKNEKPAYAMLYEFITKNVYEGIPGEGAYLNGKKIGVKPLNEKSVSISFYTRGRGAGLVQKVRRTRVLGAIAVELAYLARGSLDGVVDIRNYVRPTDIAAGYVIAKEAGAIITDDRGEEIKFRLDATERLNIIAVNDKRLLGMILEEI from the coding sequence ATGTATGAATGGAACGAGATAGCGCTCAACCTCGCGAAAGATATTGAGAAAGAGATAATGCCCCTCTTTGGAACAAAAAAGGCGGGAGAATTCGTTGCTGTTAGCCCTAGCGGCGACAAAACAAAACTTGTAGATAAAGTAGCGGAAAATGTAGTTTTAGAGTACCTCAGACCTCTCGGCGTAAACATAGTAAGTGAAGAGATAGGGAACATAGATACTGGAAGCGAATACACCGTAGTCGTTGATCCTCTAGACGGTTCCTTCAACTTTATTCACGGCATCCCCATCTTTGGGTTCAGTTTTGCAGTTTTCAAAAATGAAAAACCTGCTTACGCCATGCTCTATGAGTTTATCACAAAGAACGTCTATGAGGGAATTCCCGGGGAGGGGGCTTACCTAAATGGGAAAAAAATAGGGGTCAAGCCCCTAAACGAGAAGTCCGTTTCAATAAGCTTCTATACACGGGGCAGAGGGGCAGGACTCGTTCAAAAAGTGAGAAGGACAAGGGTTTTGGGTGCTATAGCAGTTGAGCTTGCCTACCTTGCGAGGGGTTCTCTCGACGGTGTGGTGGATATAAGGAACTATGTAAGACCAACAGACATAGCGGCTGGCTATGTAATTGCAAAGGAAGCCGGGGCCATTATAACCGACGACAGAGGGGAGGAGATAAAGTTTAGACTGGATGCAACGGAGAGGCTGAATATAATAGCGGTGAACGATAAGCGACTTCTCGGGATGATACTGGAGGAAATTTAA
- a CDS encoding DUF63 family protein, with translation MGIGEIFQRYFIDPIRYNQGYNVVNTLTYAIILGLAALGVYKVLKKLGIKYDNAFFRALIPYMILGAFGRALTDATIIPRTYLTVTPGIYFLVFAITFSALLITHKFFEDWRKIFLYFGWALVGGEVLLLLFNLDKVSFNFEVLKYFMPFASLALAVVYLLSKKIRLVRENSYLFYAHFYDATTTFVGVDFLGYWEQHVLPRYLIDLTGTAAVMYLLKFSVLMVALYLMEELEESESDKELMDFIKMVMFILGFAPGTRNLLRMLMGV, from the coding sequence ATGGGGATTGGAGAGATCTTTCAGAGATACTTCATAGACCCAATAAGGTATAATCAAGGCTACAACGTTGTGAACACCCTTACATATGCAATAATTCTTGGATTGGCGGCTCTTGGGGTTTACAAGGTTCTTAAAAAACTTGGCATAAAATATGACAACGCGTTCTTTAGGGCTTTAATCCCCTACATGATTTTGGGTGCCTTTGGGAGGGCTCTTACAGATGCGACGATAATACCTAGGACTTACCTCACAGTTACGCCGGGTATATATTTTCTTGTGTTTGCAATAACGTTCTCCGCTCTTTTAATAACCCACAAATTCTTTGAAGACTGGAGGAAAATTTTCCTTTACTTTGGATGGGCCCTCGTTGGTGGGGAAGTTCTGCTCCTGCTTTTTAATCTGGACAAAGTAAGCTTTAACTTCGAAGTTTTAAAGTACTTCATGCCCTTTGCATCGCTTGCCCTGGCTGTGGTTTATCTCCTTTCCAAGAAGATAAGGCTCGTAAGAGAAAACTCCTACCTTTTCTATGCCCACTTTTACGACGCAACGACAACGTTTGTAGGGGTTGATTTTCTCGGTTACTGGGAACAACACGTCTTGCCGAGGTACCTTATAGACCTAACCGGAACCGCCGCAGTCATGTACCTCTTGAAGTTTTCAGTTCTGATGGTTGCACTTTACCTGATGGAAGAACTTGAGGAGAGCGAAAGCGATAAAGAGCTCATGGATTTCATAAAGATGGTGATGTTTATCCTTGGCTTTGCCCCGGGGACTAGGAATCTTTTGAGAATGCTCATGGGGGTCTGA
- a CDS encoding NAD(P)-dependent glycerol-1-phosphate dehydrogenase codes for MHLMELPREVLLGENLKDKVSQVARRLKLGEKALILYGPKTKEIAGKDVEKHLTDSFDVKSLIVKEASMKEVERTLNVIKNEDINWVIGVGGGSIIDVAKLASFKADIPFISFPTTASHDGIASANASIKDLGAKTSVKARPPIAIVADVEVIKTSPYRYLAAGVGDMISNLTAVKDWELAHKIKGEYFSEYAASLSLMSAKMVIKNADIIRLGNEESVRKVIKGLISSGVAMSIAGSSRPASGAEHLFSHALDMIAPKPALHGEQCGVGTIIMAYLHGLKWQRIRETLKKVGAPTNAYELGIDPEYIVEALTIAHTIRPDRYTILGKDGLTREAAEKAAKITGVI; via the coding sequence ATGCATTTAATGGAACTGCCAAGGGAGGTTCTTCTTGGTGAAAACCTTAAGGATAAGGTTAGCCAAGTTGCCAGACGGCTCAAATTGGGTGAAAAGGCCTTAATTCTCTACGGCCCAAAAACTAAGGAAATTGCCGGAAAGGATGTGGAAAAACACCTAACGGATTCCTTTGACGTGAAGAGTTTGATTGTTAAGGAAGCCTCAATGAAGGAAGTTGAAAGAACACTCAATGTGATAAAAAACGAGGATATAAACTGGGTTATCGGCGTTGGAGGAGGAAGCATAATAGATGTAGCTAAGCTGGCCTCTTTTAAAGCTGATATCCCATTCATAAGCTTTCCTACAACTGCTTCTCACGATGGCATAGCGAGTGCAAACGCCTCAATCAAAGACCTCGGTGCAAAAACCTCAGTAAAAGCACGCCCCCCTATAGCTATTGTTGCGGATGTAGAGGTTATAAAAACCTCCCCCTACAGGTACCTCGCAGCTGGAGTCGGGGATATGATAAGCAACCTCACAGCAGTAAAAGACTGGGAGCTTGCCCATAAAATAAAGGGGGAATATTTCAGTGAATACGCTGCTTCTCTCTCCCTCATGAGCGCAAAGATGGTCATTAAAAACGCAGATATCATAAGGCTAGGCAACGAGGAAAGTGTGAGAAAGGTAATAAAGGGCCTAATATCAAGCGGCGTAGCAATGAGTATAGCCGGCTCATCAAGACCTGCAAGCGGTGCGGAACACCTATTCAGCCATGCACTGGACATGATAGCTCCAAAGCCTGCCCTTCATGGAGAGCAGTGTGGAGTGGGAACGATAATAATGGCCTATCTCCACGGCCTTAAGTGGCAGAGGATTAGGGAAACCTTAAAGAAGGTTGGAGCACCTACTAATGCATACGAATTGGGAATTGATCCGGAATACATTGTGGAAGCATTAACAATAGCACACACAATTAGGCCTGATAGGTATACGATTTTGGGCAAAGATGGCCTCACAAGAGAGGCTGCTGAGAAAGCGGCTAAAATAACAGGTGTAATATGA
- a CDS encoding UPF0179 family protein — protein sequence MVITLVGEKLAKPGVEFIYYGPADPCKSCRLARVCVGNLEPGRRYKVVRVRNIEHSCPLHEGKVRVVEVVEPAIDVAIEPRVAVVGSKIKLSFVDCSDPEKQNLVRPEGLFEGDVVKILEVLGDFECDGKKYKLARVIREKE from the coding sequence ATGGTAATCACGCTGGTTGGAGAAAAACTCGCAAAACCCGGGGTAGAGTTCATCTATTACGGTCCAGCAGATCCATGCAAAAGCTGCAGGTTGGCAAGGGTCTGCGTAGGTAACCTTGAACCAGGAAGGAGGTACAAAGTTGTAAGGGTCAGAAACATAGAGCACTCCTGTCCTCTCCACGAGGGGAAGGTAAGGGTGGTTGAAGTAGTGGAACCGGCAATAGACGTAGCAATAGAGCCGAGAGTTGCCGTAGTTGGGTCAAAGATAAAGCTAAGCTTTGTGGACTGCAGTGACCCAGAGAAGCAAAACCTGGTTAGACCCGAGGGGCTTTTTGAAGGGGATGTTGTCAAGATTCTTGAAGTTCTTGGAGACTTTGAATGTGATGGGAAAAAATATAAGCTTGCCCGCGTTATACGGGAAAAAGAGTAA
- a CDS encoding 5-oxoprolinase subunit C family protein: protein MIELVNVPSLTTVQDLGRIGYQKFGVPVSGVMDEVSARLTNYLVGNYDNAPLLEFVLRGPTIRFHSSAVFAVGGDVEVKLNGVPINPWESYWAKRGDVLEIGTLKTGMYGYIAFAGGICCERILGSCSTYLRANFGRALKSGDTLSLGYAILTGKDGKKLPEAFVPKYSNESEVRVILGPQEDHFTEEGIRTFLSSTYEVTPESDRMGYRLEGPKIEHSEKGADIITDAIPLGAIQVPKSGKPIIMLADRQTTGGYAKIGVVARVDIPKVAQTRPGGKIRFRAVSVEDAQKALRRRETTMEAIKMFLLGELKAYKLKALGEEVIAFTKVEKKR, encoded by the coding sequence ATGATAGAGCTGGTAAACGTTCCTTCGCTTACGACGGTTCAGGATCTGGGAAGAATAGGCTACCAAAAGTTCGGCGTTCCGGTAAGTGGGGTTATGGACGAGGTTTCCGCGAGATTGACTAATTATCTTGTTGGGAATTATGATAACGCACCTCTGCTGGAGTTCGTTCTAAGAGGGCCCACCATAAGGTTCCACTCCTCTGCCGTTTTTGCCGTGGGTGGGGACGTGGAAGTTAAGCTAAACGGCGTTCCCATAAACCCATGGGAGAGCTACTGGGCAAAGAGAGGGGACGTTTTAGAAATAGGAACACTAAAAACCGGAATGTACGGATATATAGCATTTGCCGGAGGGATATGTTGTGAGCGGATTCTTGGTAGCTGCTCCACCTATTTGAGGGCAAACTTTGGCAGAGCGCTGAAAAGTGGGGATACTCTAAGCCTGGGCTACGCAATTTTAACAGGGAAGGATGGTAAAAAGCTTCCGGAGGCGTTTGTGCCAAAATATTCAAACGAGAGTGAAGTTAGGGTAATTTTAGGGCCACAAGAAGACCACTTTACAGAAGAAGGAATTAGAACATTCCTGAGCTCAACTTACGAGGTAACACCAGAATCTGATAGGATGGGCTACCGGCTGGAGGGTCCGAAAATAGAGCACTCAGAAAAAGGTGCCGACATAATCACCGATGCAATTCCCCTTGGCGCGATTCAAGTCCCAAAAAGCGGCAAGCCGATAATAATGCTCGCGGACAGACAGACAACCGGAGGATACGCAAAGATAGGGGTCGTTGCCAGAGTGGACATTCCAAAGGTTGCTCAAACGAGGCCCGGAGGAAAGATTAGGTTTAGGGCTGTAAGTGTCGAAGATGCTCAGAAGGCTTTAAGAAGGCGTGAGACAACCATGGAAGCCATAAAGATGTTCCTCCTGGGGGAACTGAAGGCCTACAAATTGAAAGCCTTGGGAGAAGAGGTAATAGCCTTTACAAAAGTAGAAAAGAAGAGATAG
- the pxpB gene encoding 5-oxoprolinase subunit PxpB — MFPTFKPAGDSAVVIIFGNEIDEDLNRKVHAVARTIEEENPEWLVEVVPTYTSVYVYYNPLKTSYTEAVEALKPFLSAEPREEEERIVEIPVAYGGEFGPDIEFVAQYNGLTVEEVIEIHSKPLYRVYMLGFLPGFAYLGGMDERIATPRLEKPRLKVPAGSVGIAGKQTGWYAIESPGGWRIIGRTPLKTFDPSKNPPSIVKAGDYVKFVPISEEEFWEIYKREWGEKA; from the coding sequence ATGTTTCCAACTTTTAAGCCGGCTGGTGATTCTGCGGTAGTTATAATTTTCGGCAATGAGATAGACGAGGACCTTAACAGGAAAGTTCACGCTGTGGCAAGAACCATAGAGGAAGAAAATCCGGAGTGGCTTGTTGAGGTAGTGCCGACGTACACGAGCGTTTACGTTTACTATAACCCATTAAAAACCTCATATACAGAGGCCGTCGAGGCCCTGAAGCCTTTTCTCTCCGCGGAGCCGCGGGAGGAGGAAGAGAGGATTGTGGAGATACCGGTTGCCTACGGAGGGGAATTCGGGCCGGATATAGAGTTTGTCGCGCAATACAACGGCTTAACCGTCGAAGAAGTCATAGAGATCCACTCAAAGCCACTCTACAGGGTTTACATGCTCGGGTTCCTGCCCGGGTTTGCGTATCTTGGAGGCATGGATGAGAGGATAGCAACGCCGAGGCTGGAGAAGCCGAGGTTAAAAGTTCCGGCTGGAAGCGTTGGAATAGCCGGAAAGCAGACCGGATGGTACGCCATTGAGAGCCCAGGAGGATGGAGGATAATCGGAAGAACGCCGCTGAAAACGTTTGATCCTTCTAAAAATCCGCCAAGCATAGTGAAGGCTGGAGATTACGTCAAGTTCGTGCCCATAAGTGAGGAGGAGTTCTGGGAGATCTATAAGCGAGAATGGGGTGAAAAGGCATGA
- a CDS encoding IS982-like element ISPfu3 family transposase (programmed frameshift), translating into MVVMNFQQEILIIKSEIYPIISKHYPKNTRREVISLYDLITFAILAHLHFGGVYKHAYRVLIEEMKLFPKIRYNKLTERLNRHEKLLLLAQEELFKKHAREYVRILDSKPIQTKELARKNRKEKKGSSEIISEKPAVGFVPSKKKFYYGYKLTCYSDGNLLALLSVDPANKHDVSVVREKFWVIVEEFSGCFLFLDKGYVSRELQEEFLKFGVVYTPVKRENQVSNLEEKKFYKYLSDFRRRIETLFSKFSEFLLRPSRSVSLRGLAVRILGAILAVNLDRLYNFTDGGN; encoded by the exons GTGGTTGTTATGAACTTTCAGCAGGAAATCCTGATCATAAAATCCGAAATCTATCCGATAATCAGCAAACACTACCCGAAAAACACTCGCAGGGAAGTAATCAGCCTCTACGACCTGATAACCTTCGCAATACTAGCCCACCTGCACTTCGGAGGAGTTTACAAGCACGCTTACAGAGTCCTAATCGAAGAAATGAAGCTGTTCCCAAAAATCAGGTACAACAAACTAACAGAACGCTTGAACAGGCACGAAAAACTCCTGCTCCTAGCGCAGGAAGAATTATTCAAAAAACACGCCAGAGAATACGTTAGAATACTGGACTCAAAGCCCATTCAGACCAAGGAGTTGGCCAGAAAAAACAGGAAGGAGAAGAAGGGTTCTTCAGAAATCATCTCTGAAAAGCCCGCAGTTGGGTTTGTTCCCTCTA AAAAAAAGTTTTACTATGGGTACAAGCTGACCTGTTACTCTGATGGAAATTTGCTGGCTTTGCTGTCCGTTGATCCGGCAAACAAGCATGATGTGAGTGTTGTCAGGGAAAAGTTCTGGGTGATTGTTGAGGAGTTTTCTGGCTGTTTTCTGTTTTTGGATAAGGGTTACGTTAGTAGAGAACTTCAGGAGGAATTCCTGAAGTTTGGCGTTGTTTACACGCCGGTGAAGCGGGAGAATCAGGTTAGTAATCTGGAGGAGAAGAAGTTTTACAAGTACTTGTCTGACTTTCGCAGGAGGATTGAGACTTTGTTTTCGAAGTTTTCTGAGTTTCTTCTGAGGCCGAGCAGGAGTGTTAGTTTGAGGGGGTTAGCTGTCAGGATTTTAGGGGCGATTCTGGCCGTGAATCTGGACAGATTATACAACTTCACAGATGGTGGGAACTAG
- a CDS encoding LamB/YcsF family protein — translation MKVDLNSDLGESFGRYKLGLDEEVMKYITSANVACGWHAGDPMVMRKTVKLAKELNVAVGAHPGYPDLLGFGRRYMDITREEARNYVLYQIGALYAFVKAEGLELQHVKPHGALYNALVKDEELARGILEGIADFDRNLIFVGLSMSKPLEIAEEMGLKVAHEVFADRAYNPDGTLVSRRKPGAVIHDKELIAERVISMVKDGGVKAINGEWVELKADTICVHGDNPQAVEITAYIRRRLEEEGVKVVPMREFIR, via the coding sequence ATGAAGGTGGATCTCAACTCAGACCTCGGTGAAAGCTTTGGAAGGTACAAGCTTGGGCTTGATGAGGAAGTTATGAAGTACATAACATCAGCCAACGTTGCATGCGGCTGGCATGCTGGCGATCCAATGGTAATGAGGAAGACCGTAAAGCTCGCAAAAGAGCTGAACGTTGCCGTTGGAGCACATCCGGGTTATCCGGACTTGCTCGGCTTTGGAAGGAGATATATGGACATAACAAGAGAAGAAGCGAGAAACTACGTTCTCTATCAGATTGGAGCATTGTATGCATTCGTAAAGGCTGAAGGGCTGGAACTTCAGCACGTTAAGCCCCACGGGGCACTTTACAACGCCCTAGTTAAGGATGAAGAGCTCGCGAGAGGTATATTGGAGGGAATAGCTGATTTCGACAGGAACCTTATTTTTGTTGGGCTTTCGATGTCAAAGCCTCTGGAAATTGCGGAAGAGATGGGACTAAAGGTTGCCCACGAGGTATTTGCCGATAGGGCTTACAACCCGGATGGTACCCTAGTCTCAAGAAGGAAGCCGGGAGCGGTTATCCACGACAAAGAGCTCATAGCCGAGCGCGTCATTTCCATGGTCAAGGATGGAGGGGTTAAAGCCATTAACGGCGAATGGGTGGAGCTTAAAGCCGACACAATTTGCGTCCACGGGGACAACCCACAGGCTGTGGAGATAACAGCCTACATAAGAAGGCGCCTCGAGGAGGAAGGAGTGAAAGTTGTACCCATGAGAGAATTTATTAGGTGA